TCCGCGCAGCGAGAACGCGTATCCGCGGTCGGGCGTGACGTTGACCTCGACGGCCACATCGTCGAGGCCCAGCAGGGCGATCGCGTCGGTGCCGACGGGCGCGTCGATGCCCAGGTCGCCGAGGATCAGGATGCCGTTGTGCTCGTCGCCGAGACCCAGCTCACGGGCCGACGCGATCATCCCGTCGGACACGTGGCCGTATGTCTTGCGCGCCGCGATCGGGAACGGGCCAGGCAGCACAGAGCCGGGAAGCGTCACCACGACCTTGTCACCGACGGCGAAGTTGCGGGCGCCGCACACGATGCCACGGGGCTCCGCCTCGCCGACGTCGACCTGGCACCAGCGGATCGTCTTGCCGTTCGACTGCGGTTCCTCCTCGAAGGAGAGCACCTGGCCGACGACGACGGGACCGCTGATGTCGAAGCGGTGCACGTCCTCCTCTTCGAACCCGACGGAGACCATCGCCGCGAGGACGTCCTCGGGCGTGGCGTCCGGCGCCACATCGACGTATTCACGCAGCCACGAGAGCGGGACGCGCATCACACCACCATCCCGTACTGCTCGCTGAAGCGGACATCGCCCTCGGCCATGTCGCGCATGTCCTGCACATCGCTGCGGAACATGAGTCCGCGTTCCACCCCCATGCCGAAGGCGAAGCCGCTGTACACCTCGGGGTCGATGCCCGCTGCGCGCAGCACGTTCGGGTTCACCATGCCGCAGCCGCCCCACTCGATCCACCGCGCGCCGCCCTTGAAGGTCGGGTGCCACAGGTCGAGCTCGGCCGACGGCTCGGTGAAGGGGAAGTAGTTCGTGCGGAAGCGCGTCTTGGCTTCAGGGCCGAACATCTGGCGTGCGACGTGGTCGAGCGTGCCCTTGAGGTGCGCCATCGAGATGCCCTGGTCGACGACGAGGCCCTCGAACTGCGTGAACACGGGCAGGTGCGTCGCGTCGAACTCGTCGGTTCGGTACACGCGGCCGGGGCACAGCACGTAGATCGGCACCTCGCGGTCGAGCATCGAGCGCACCTGCACGGGGCTGGTATGCGTTCGCATGACGAGATGGCGCGACGTCGGGTCG
This Microbacterium sp. XT11 DNA region includes the following protein-coding sequences:
- the pheS gene encoding phenylalanine--tRNA ligase subunit alpha, producing MPDVPEITPEAVEAAVAAALEAIDAAADTGELKAARAAHVAEGSPLAVLNASMRQVAPENKAAFGKLIGQGRGRVTQALAAKEAELEAAEVAARLEAERVDITAVPSRTRVGARHPLTLLSEQISDIFVGMGWEIAEGPELEHEWFNFDALNFDVDHPARQEQDTFYVDPTSRHLVMRTHTSPVQVRSMLDREVPIYVLCPGRVYRTDEFDATHLPVFTQFEGLVVDQGISMAHLKGTLDHVARQMFGPEAKTRFRTNYFPFTEPSAELDLWHPTFKGGARWIEWGGCGMVNPNVLRAAGIDPEVYSGFAFGMGVERGLMFRSDVQDMRDMAEGDVRFSEQYGMVV